A window of the Lolium perenne isolate Kyuss_39 chromosome 7, Kyuss_2.0, whole genome shotgun sequence genome harbors these coding sequences:
- the LOC127314642 gene encoding germin-like protein 8-11, whose amino-acid sequence MASSSSFLVLALFALISWQAIASDPSPLQDFCVVDKNSPVLVNGFVCRNPMNVNADDFFKAANLDKPRMTNKVGSNVTLINVMQIGGLNTLGISLARIDYAPLGQNPPHTHPRATEILTVLEGTLYVGFVTSNPENRFLSKVLNKGDVFVFPVGLIHFQFNPNPYKPAVAIAALSSQNPGAITIANAVFGSKPPISDDVLAKAFQVEKNTIDWLQAQFWENNHY is encoded by the exons ATGGCTTCCTCTTCATCCTTCCTTGTCCTCGCTCTTTTTGCCTTGATTTCATGGCAGGCCATAGCCTCCGATCCTAGTCCACTCCAAGATTTTTGTGTCGTGGACAAGAATTCTCCAG TGCTTGTCAATGGGTTTGTTTGTAGGAACCCAATGAATGTCAATGCAGATGACTTCTTCAAGGCAGCCAACCTTGACAAGCCTAGGATGACCAACAAGGTTGGATCCAACGTCACCTTGATCAACGTCATGCAGATCGGTGGGCTCAACACTCTAGGCATCTCACTAGCGCGTATTGATTATGCACCCTTAGGTCAGAACCCACCACACACACACCCTCGTGCCACCGAGATCTTGACGGTGCTTGAGGGGACATTGTATGTTGGCTTTGTCACATCCAATCCGGAAAACAGGTTCCTCTCCAAGGTGCTCAACAAAGGAGACGTGTTTGTGTTCCCTGTGGGGCTGATCCACTTCCAATTCAACCCCAACCCCTACAAGCCAGCGGTTGCAATTGCTGCGCTCAGTAGCCAGAACCCAGGGGCTATCACCATTGCAAATGCGGTGTTTGGATCGAAGCCACCAATATCAGATGATGTGCTTGCCAAGGCATTTCAGGTGGAGAAGAATACGATAGACTGGCTCCAGGCTCAGTTCTGGGAGAACAACCACTACTAA